One region of Eremothecium gossypii ATCC 10895 chromosome II, complete sequence genomic DNA includes:
- the APM2 gene encoding Apm2p (Syntenic homolog of Saccharomyces cerevisiae YHL019C (APM2)): protein MSCCLLILDEELQLLTVRQLRPLPELLGPLQWFISSPRRLPVLSHRGYDYIYIQRDGLYFLSLSYGVETVVPMTVFAYLGQLYQLFKKYLGERLNRQLIMDNFHLVYELMDESIDMGIPQLTDHNIIRDYVKVQVVRRAEDGEKHAGKHKAKRDKAGKEEEEADPGAADEHFMNSYIAKTTTSAISWRPRGIYYSKNEFFLDVVEELEYLMDFERAQVRLNQVHGAINCRSYLSGMPQLTVGLNKMVAQDRDFTSQVHFHQCVDLERLATDRHITFVPPDGEFQLCHYKLARGANEQPLIKLEECRAAVKPRRRPADADRLVLTVSISTNFKLQDATSVLKVRVPLARVFEQWKVDLSFPPRFKCDAGCVMFNITDDYLLWDIGKAKGSHGDRRFTMQSQFHLYDEAYYSRRRAQLSTSMDPLPAHPGQQLEALYNQTHASAPTHASALLRVDFEVPYHTISGLKVEFLKILEPQLQYQSFPWIRYKSTNHQLCAFQL from the coding sequence ATGAGTTGCTGCCTGCTGATCCTCGACGAGGAGCTGCAATTGCTCACGGTGCGGCAGCTCCGGCCGCTGCCGGAGCTGCTGGGGCCGCTGCAATGGTTCATCAGCAGTCCGCGGAGGCTGCCAGTACTGAGCCATAGGGGCTACGACTACATCTACATCCAGCGGGATGGCCTCTACTTCCTGTCGCTGAGCTACGGTGTCGAGACGGTGGTGCCGATGACTGTGTTTGCATACCTGGGGCAGCTTTACCAGCTGTTTAAGAAGTACCTAGGGGAGAGGCTGAACCGGCAGCTGATCATGGACAACTTCCACCTGGTGTACGAGCTGATGGACGAGTCGATCGACATGGGGATCCCGCAGCTCACGGACCACAACATCATCCGGGACTACGTCAAGGTGCAGGTGGTGCGGCGCGCGGAGGACGGGGAGAAGCACGCAGGGAAACACAAGGCCAAGCGCGACAAGGCCGgcaaggaggaggaggaggcggaCCCGGGCGCCGCGGACGAGCACTTCATGAATAGCTACATCGCCAAGACGACGACGTCCGCGATCTCctggcggccgcgcggcaTATACTACAGCAAGAACGAGTTCTTCCTAGACGTGGTGGAGGAGCTCGAGTACCTGATGGACTTCGAGCGGGCGCAGGTGCGCCTCAACCAGGTCCACGGTGCGATCAACTGCCGCTCCTACCTGTCGGGCATGCCGCAGCTGACGGTCGGCCTCAACAAGATGGTGGCGCAGGACCGCGACTTCACGAGCCAGGTGCACTTCCACCAGTGCGTGGACCTGGAGCGCCTGGCCACCGACCGCCACATCACGTTCGTGCCGCCCGACGGCGAGTTCCAGCTGTGTCACTACAagctggcgcgcggcgccaACGAGCAGCCGCTCATCAAGCTCGAGGAGTGCCGCGCAGCCGTCAagccgcggcgccggccCGCGGACGCGGACCGCCTCGTGCTGACCGTGTCCATCTCGACCAACTTCAAGCTGCAGGACGCCACGTCCGTGCTCAAGGTGCGCGTGCCGCTCGCGCGCGTGTTCGAGCAGTGGAAGGTCGACCTCTCCTTCCCGCCGCGCTTCAAGTGCGACGCCGGCTGCGTGATGTTCAACATCACCGACGACTACCTGCTCTGGGACATCGGCAAGGCGAAGGGCAGCCACGGCGACCGCCGGTTCACCATGCAGTCGCAGTTCCACCTCTACGACGAGGCCTACTACtcgcggcgccgcgcccagcTCTCCACGTCCATGGACCCACTGCCCGCCCACCCGGGGCAGCAACTCGAGGCGCTCTACAACCAGACCCACGCCAGCGCGCCGACCCACGCCtccgcgctgctgcgcgtgGACTTCGAGGTACCCTACCACACAATCAGCGGGCTTAAGGTAGAGTTCCTAAAAATTCTCGAGCCACAGCTCCAGTACCAGTCCTTCCCATGGATACGCTACAAGTCCACCAACCACCAGCTCTGTGCTTTTCAGCTATAG
- the MCO14 gene encoding 4a-hydroxytetrahydrobiopterin dehydratase (Syntenic homolog of Saccharomyces cerevisiae YHL018W): MYNKIAKQLPILLRPPELQAGLAALPHWRLVGASLQRELRLADFEATWGLLTQVAMRAHLWGHHPTITTTHTRATIALTTHDAGGVTDIDLRMARRIERLLARSECIS; the protein is encoded by the coding sequence ATGTACAACAAAATCGCCAAACAGCTGCCCATCCTCCTCCGCCCGCCCGAGCTGCAGGCCGGCctcgccgcgctgccgcacTGGCGCCTCGTCGGCGCCAGCCTccagcgcgagctgcggCTCGCCGACTTCGAGGCGACGTGGGGCCTCCTGACACAGGTCGCCATGCGCGCGCACCTCTGGGGCCACCACCCGACCATCACCACGACGCACACGCGTGCCACGATCGCGCTGACCACGCAcgacgccggcggcgtCACGGACATCGACCTGCGCATGGCCCGGCGCATCGAGCGCCTGCTCGCCCGCTCCGAATGTATATCTTAA